The Lycium barbarum isolate Lr01 chromosome 10, ASM1917538v2, whole genome shotgun sequence genome includes a region encoding these proteins:
- the LOC132612987 gene encoding uncharacterized protein LOC132612987, with amino-acid sequence MGCFSEGDKNTRFCHSLVKGRRKRIQIKRIQDADGNWLEDADRVAGEAVNFFHKQFTHEEVSEDSPILNHIPELIREEDNMLLAEQPTLEKVQKAVFELNGDSTCGPDGFYGIFYQKCWEVIMDDVFSFVKAFFDGQTLPNSITHTNLVLLLKKNVVESFSDMRPISLSNFINKVISRVVHGRLDKLLTRVISPNQSSFVKDMNIIENAHGFIHSTRGVNQGDPLSPALFVIAAEVLSRALNSLFDQHDDTIIFSAADNYSLQMIMDTLEECEKISGQLINKRKSSFYMFSKVSNELSQQVAAVTGFVRGKFPFTYLGVPVTHARKRKVDYTKFLKKVKDKLQTWKGKLLSYGGKAVLITSVLQSIPIHVLFVIRPPKCVIKELHKILQGSFGIIRRKEDADTGHLGLTCAFLNMKEDWDSGLFMTCPKPYVLKFGGRLEPLVHFGLILCGKNTVKSKFLKWFNGREVHKCGK; translated from the exons ATGGGCTGTTTTTCAGAAGGTGATAAAAATACAAGATTCTGCCATAGTCTggtaaaaggaagaaggaaaagaaTCCAGATCAAGAGGATTCAAGATGCTGATGGAAATTGGTTAGAGGATGCTGATAGAGTTGCTGGGGAAGCTGTTAACTTTTTTCATAAGCAATTTACTCATGAGGAGGTTAGTGAAGATTCTCCAATTCTTAATCATATTCCTGAACTGATTAGAGAGGAGGATAATATGCTACTTGCTGAACAACCTACTTTGGAGAAAGTACAGAAGGCAGTGTTTGAATTAAATGGAGATAGTACTTGTGGCCCTGATGGATTTTATGGGatattttatcagaagtgttgggaggtgatCATGGATGATGTATTTAGTTTTGTTAAAGCTTTCTTTGATGGTCAGACTCTTCCCAATTCAATCACTCACACTAATCTAGTATTGCTGCTAAAAAAGAATGTTGTTGAGTCTTTCTCTGATATGAGACCCATAAGTCTTAGCAACTTTATTAATAAGGTCATATCTAGAGTAGTTCATGGTAGATTGGACAAATTACTTACAAGGGTGATATCTCCAAATCAATCAAGTTTTGTCAAGGACATGAATATAATtgagaat GCACATGGTTTCATTCACTCCACAAGGGGTGTCAATCAGGGTGATCCACTCTCTCCTGCTCTTTTCGTCATAGCTGCAGAAGTTCTTTCAAGAGCCTTAAACTCTTTATTTGATCAACATG atgatacaatcatCTTTTCTGCTGCAGACAACTACTCTTTACAGATGATCATGGATACTCTTGAAGAATGTGAGAAGATATCTGGACAGCTGATAAACAAGAGGAaaagttctttttatatgttcagcAAAGTTTCAAATGAGTTGAGTCAGCAGGTTGCAGCAGTAACAGGATTTGTGAGAGGGaaatttccttttacatatcttggagtaccAGTTACTCATGCCAGGAAAAGGAAAGTGGACTATACTAAGTTTTTGaagaaagtcaaagacaagttgcaaactTGGAAAGGAAAGTTACTGTCTTATGGTGGAAAAGCAGTGTTGATTACAAGTGTTCTTCAAAGTATTCCAATTCATGTTCTATTTGTTATAaggcctcctaaatgtgttatTAAAGAACTACACAAGATCTTGCAaggttcttttggaataataaggaggaaGGAAGATGCAGACACGGGTCATCTTGGCTTAACATGTGCTTTCCTAAACATGAAGGAGGATTGGGATTCAGGTCTATTTATGACATGTCCAAAGCCTTATGTGCTAAAATTTGGTGGTAGGTTAGAACCACTAGTTCACTTTGGGCTAATTTTATGTGGAAAAAATACTGTAAAAAGCAAATTCCTCAAGTGGTTCAATGGAAGGGAGGTTCACAAGTGTGGAAAATGA